From Desulfobacterales bacterium:
GAGAGTGTCATGCATATATCCGGTTACATGTTCCCCGTCGATACATCAGATTTGCCGGAAACTTTTTTCCTTCGGACTGCCTCCTGCTGGGGATGGGCGACCTGGGATAGGGCCTGGAAACATTACAGAAAAAATCCTCAAAAACTTCTCGGCGAATTTACAAAACAAAAAATCAACCGCTTCAACCTGGATGGCGTGAATAACTTCTGGGCGCAGGTTGAGCGAAATGAAAAAGGATTAATTAATACCTGGGCGGTGTTCTGGTATGCCACTGTTTTCCAAATGGATGGCCTGTGTTTGCATCCGTCTTTTTCCATGGTAAACAATATCGGAAACGATGATACAGGTGTGCATTGCAAACAAAGCTGTGATTTTGACACTACTTTGGCAAGTAAACCAATAAAATATTTCGAGGAAAATATTGCCGAAAGTGCATTGGCACATACAAGAACAAAAGAATTTTTCAGGACACTGAAACCGCCCTTCCTTTACAGAATTTTTTCGGCAATTAGACGCCGTCTCCTCCGTAAAGTTTAGATGCTGTTTAACGCAGTGAAAAGCGAACAGCTAAACCTTAAAATAAGTTTATATAGATTTGGTCATCCTACAATCTATGAGTAACAAAAGTTTTATCTTCTGTTATCAGACAAAATCTTCTCATCGCTATGTTTTTATCAAA
This genomic window contains:
- a CDS encoding glycosyltransferase; the encoded protein is MNPAPIILFVYNRPWHTKQTVEALQKNELAHDSELFIYSDGPRNTEETQVAVAEVRNYLKSVDGFKKITITESPKNLGLAASVIRGVSEVVNKYGRVIVLEDDLVTSPYFLTFMNDALDVYQHEESVMHISGYMFPVDTSDLPETFFLRTASCWGWATWDRAWKHYRKNPQKLLGEFTKQKINRFNLDGVNNFWAQVERNEKGLINTWAVFWYATVFQMDGLCLHPSFSMVNNIGNDDTGVHCKQSCDFDTTLASKPIKYFEENIAESALAHTRTKEFFRTLKPPFLYRIFSAIRRRLLRKV